In Streptomyces capitiformicae, one genomic interval encodes:
- a CDS encoding methyltransferase domain-containing protein: MSDEATTDTTTDASQITALIADHPWVADARPAPDGVLLVTPHPSATAVLPAPGPLVREHLAHWAEVYEWVYETGEGRHADDLDLSGWRSSDTGKPLPAAHMRDWVDRTVDLVLSQRPRRLLELGCGTGLLAHRLHARLDGYVGTDVTEVAVARLHAAGLPRTAFVRAAAHEAQAPAVRQAMDRVFGPGVRPDCVLLNSVTQCFPNLVYLTAFLHHAVAAVEDGGTVIVGDIRHSGLLEDHFDRVERARDPEAADADIAARVASAVAGDEELSFAPEAVREILAAQPRTVRMSVHARTMAEDTELTRYRYDLVLHVGPAAGLLDASEVRRLPWQGLAGQELPTVLRAALTPGPAILYSIPNALLVPAPDAVTPYDLRQALAGTDAAVLLDSGDPRMLAVAAPADCATAASHGPVRAPVGRLAHEPLPAFVRRRLPEVLRDQVRRTAPGTVPPKIVVDDASAGETR, encoded by the coding sequence TTGTCCGATGAAGCGACCACCGACACCACCACCGACGCATCGCAGATCACCGCTCTGATCGCCGACCACCCCTGGGTGGCTGACGCACGCCCCGCACCCGACGGAGTCCTGCTGGTCACCCCCCATCCGAGCGCGACAGCCGTGCTTCCCGCACCAGGCCCCCTGGTCCGCGAGCACCTCGCGCACTGGGCGGAGGTGTACGAGTGGGTGTACGAGACGGGTGAGGGCCGGCACGCCGACGACCTGGACCTGTCCGGCTGGCGCTCCTCCGACACCGGAAAGCCGCTGCCGGCCGCCCATATGCGGGACTGGGTCGACCGCACAGTCGACCTCGTCCTCTCCCAGCGGCCCCGTCGACTGCTCGAACTCGGTTGCGGTACGGGCCTGTTGGCCCACAGACTGCATGCGCGGCTGGACGGCTATGTCGGCACCGACGTGACCGAGGTGGCGGTCGCCCGGCTGCACGCCGCCGGACTGCCCCGTACCGCCTTTGTGCGAGCGGCCGCCCATGAGGCTCAGGCGCCCGCGGTCCGGCAGGCGATGGACCGGGTGTTCGGCCCCGGCGTCCGTCCCGACTGCGTCCTGCTGAACTCCGTCACCCAGTGCTTCCCCAACCTCGTATACCTGACGGCGTTCCTGCATCACGCGGTGGCCGCAGTCGAGGACGGCGGCACGGTGATCGTCGGCGACATCCGCCACTCTGGACTGCTCGAAGACCATTTCGACCGGGTCGAGAGGGCGCGCGACCCCGAAGCGGCCGACGCGGATATCGCCGCGCGGGTCGCCTCGGCCGTGGCGGGGGACGAGGAACTGTCGTTCGCTCCAGAAGCCGTACGCGAGATCCTGGCCGCCCAGCCCCGTACCGTCCGGATGAGCGTCCATGCCCGCACGATGGCCGAGGACACAGAACTCACCCGGTACCGCTACGACCTCGTCCTGCATGTCGGCCCCGCCGCCGGCCTCCTGGACGCGTCCGAGGTGCGCCGACTGCCGTGGCAGGGGCTCGCGGGCCAGGAGCTGCCGACGGTACTGCGCGCGGCGCTGACACCCGGGCCCGCCATCCTGTACAGCATCCCCAACGCCCTCCTCGTGCCGGCCCCGGACGCCGTCACCCCCTACGACCTGCGACAGGCACTGGCCGGTACGGACGCTGCCGTGCTGCTCGACTCGGGCGACCCCAGGATGCTCGCCGTGGCCGCGCCCGCCGACTGCGCCACGGCCGCGTCCCACGGCCCGGTTCGGGCACCGGTCGGCCGCCTGGCCCACGAGCCGCTGCCCGCGTTCGTACGGCGCCGACTGCCGGAAGTCCTGCGCGACCAGGTCCGCCGTACCGCACCCGGCACGGTACCGCCGAAGATCGTGGTGGACGACGCGTCGGCGGGGGAGACGCGATGA
- a CDS encoding ABC transporter ATP-binding protein codes for MTTPERESPLLAADGLTVHRAADSALVLPPTDLRAASGQVVVITGSSGAGKTTLLHALLDTLPAGLRRSAGTVRWQGTLLKQGHPARTWRRIRCGLLGQDPGAALHPLWRVGRLIGEDLVGDRGARAARVAEQLDLLGLPPEIVSRRAGELSGGQAQRVALARALAADPALLVLDEPTSAMDPATAALVRRAVAARRGSPGRCVVLVTHDERLFGELADVTVRVAPAPTAGVPRTPSEAGRSGPGVLPTLPHADRGDPVAASSPLVGDGSHTQAPSEAKSVERQRAPHVTAAPRQAMALSARGLLLTTPDGTVLLEDGDLDLPAGSATAVVGTSGAGKTTLLHALVGRRPAAAGTLLLHGTPLPNSTRHRSRDQLRAVQLAGQSAVDELNPAQRVGRAVSRPLTVLHGQDRAAALAEAQAVLTAVGLPPGSAARRPHMLSGGQRQRVVLARALAARPDVLLLDEPTASLDADTGRSVLDLLDRIRETGIAILAVTHDPAVAARADDVLEMRDGRLLAIPPASLGSPVPSAHSPAAPARPSTERTEPPVVR; via the coding sequence ATGACCACCCCAGAGCGCGAGTCACCGCTGCTCGCGGCGGACGGGCTGACCGTGCACCGGGCGGCGGACAGTGCCCTCGTCCTGCCGCCGACCGATCTGCGCGCCGCATCCGGACAGGTCGTCGTCATCACCGGGTCCTCGGGGGCAGGCAAGACCACTCTGCTGCACGCTCTCCTCGACACCCTCCCGGCGGGGTTGCGCCGGTCCGCCGGAACCGTGCGCTGGCAGGGCACGCTCCTGAAGCAGGGCCACCCCGCCCGCACATGGCGCCGTATCCGGTGCGGCCTGCTGGGCCAGGACCCCGGCGCCGCGTTGCATCCACTGTGGCGCGTCGGACGCCTGATCGGCGAGGACCTCGTCGGCGACCGCGGTGCCCGAGCGGCACGCGTCGCTGAGCAACTCGACCTCCTGGGCCTGCCGCCCGAGATCGTTTCCCGCCGCGCGGGCGAACTCTCCGGTGGCCAGGCCCAGCGGGTGGCGCTGGCCCGCGCGCTCGCCGCGGACCCGGCTCTCCTCGTCCTCGACGAGCCGACATCGGCCATGGACCCGGCCACGGCGGCCCTGGTGAGGCGGGCCGTCGCGGCCCGGCGCGGCTCACCAGGCCGCTGCGTGGTCCTGGTGACCCACGATGAGCGCCTCTTCGGCGAACTGGCGGACGTGACCGTCCGCGTTGCACCGGCCCCAACGGCCGGTGTGCCCCGCACGCCGTCGGAAGCCGGCCGGTCTGGACCGGGGGTGCTTCCCACACTGCCGCATGCCGACCGCGGCGATCCTGTGGCCGCATCCTCGCCTCTCGTAGGAGACGGCTCCCACACCCAGGCACCTTCCGAGGCCAAGAGCGTCGAGCGGCAACGGGCGCCCCATGTCACCGCAGCGCCCCGGCAGGCCATGGCCCTGTCGGCCCGGGGCCTGCTGCTGACCACCCCTGATGGGACGGTGCTGCTGGAGGACGGCGATCTCGACCTGCCCGCCGGAAGCGCGACCGCCGTGGTCGGCACCTCGGGCGCCGGCAAGACGACGTTGCTGCACGCACTCGTGGGCCGCCGCCCCGCGGCCGCCGGGACGCTGCTGCTGCACGGCACACCGTTGCCGAACTCCACCCGGCACCGCAGCCGGGACCAGCTCCGCGCCGTGCAGCTCGCCGGACAGAGCGCCGTCGACGAACTCAACCCCGCCCAGCGCGTGGGCCGGGCCGTGTCCCGACCGCTGACCGTGCTGCACGGCCAGGACCGGGCCGCTGCCCTGGCCGAGGCCCAGGCGGTGCTGACGGCCGTTGGGCTGCCCCCCGGTAGTGCGGCACGTCGTCCGCACATGCTCTCCGGCGGCCAGCGTCAGCGGGTCGTTCTCGCCAGGGCCCTGGCCGCGCGCCCCGACGTACTGCTGCTCGACGAACCCACCGCTTCCCTCGACGCCGACACCGGCCGATCCGTGCTCGACCTGCTGGATCGAATTCGCGAGACAGGGATCGCGATCCTGGCTGTCACCCACGACCCGGCCGTGGCGGCACGCGCGGACGACGTGCTGGAGATGCGGGACGGCCGCCTCCTCGCGATTCCCCCTGCTTCCCTCGGCTCGCCTGTTCCTTCCGCCCACTCGCCCGCCGCGCCCGCGCGACCCAGCACCGAACGAACGGAGCCTCCCGTTGTCCGATGA
- a CDS encoding ABC transporter permease: MRSFTTGPVAAAPVTAGAVALLVLLGRYAAPHDPEQQIGSPWSPPGSAAPLGTDGLGRDVLSRVLHGGTELLTISLLAAVVAVSCGTGLGLAAGWAGGRTARAVAWLCDLLLAVPALVLALVLAVALPGGTAVVVASVLSGTPLTARVVAGESARLRTSGHVHAALERGETVPSVLAREVLPALRGLVTADAGLRLVTALQIAAALAVLGLGPQPPEPDWALMLSENLPGAALNPVALLAPAVLLAGCAWALAAAAHRAGPGRDGSP, translated from the coding sequence ATGCGCTCCTTCACGACCGGCCCGGTTGCCGCTGCCCCGGTCACAGCAGGGGCCGTCGCGCTCCTGGTACTGCTGGGGCGATACGCCGCCCCGCACGACCCGGAACAGCAGATCGGCTCACCCTGGTCACCGCCGGGCTCGGCGGCTCCTCTGGGGACGGACGGCCTCGGACGCGACGTGCTGTCGCGGGTGCTGCACGGGGGCACCGAGCTGCTGACCATCTCGCTGCTCGCCGCGGTGGTGGCCGTGAGCTGCGGCACCGGGCTCGGCCTGGCCGCCGGGTGGGCAGGCGGGCGCACCGCCCGCGCGGTGGCCTGGCTGTGCGACCTGCTCTTGGCGGTCCCCGCCCTCGTCCTCGCCCTGGTGCTGGCCGTCGCACTACCGGGCGGGACGGCGGTCGTGGTGGCGTCCGTGCTCAGTGGCACGCCGCTCACCGCCCGTGTGGTGGCCGGCGAATCGGCCCGGCTGCGCACCAGCGGCCATGTGCACGCCGCCTTGGAGCGGGGCGAGACGGTACCGTCCGTCCTCGCCCGAGAGGTGCTGCCCGCACTGCGCGGCCTGGTGACGGCCGACGCCGGACTCCGGCTGGTGACGGCACTGCAGATCGCCGCCGCGCTCGCCGTACTCGGGCTCGGGCCCCAGCCGCCGGAACCCGACTGGGCGCTGATGCTGAGCGAGAACCTTCCAGGTGCCGCGCTCAACCCCGTGGCGCTGCTGGCGCCCGCCGTGCTGCTGGCCGGCTGTGCCTGGGCCCTGGCCGCCGCGGCACACCGGGCAGGGCCGGGAAGGGACGGAAGCCCATGA
- a CDS encoding ABC transporter permease: protein MTLRPFLRPVLLTVAATAVVFTATELLPGDAGDLRRAGRASEQDIADERDRLGLDRPAAVRYIDWLYGAVRGDLGRSLVSGRTVTGLFAERLPATAALVVFALAVTVLLTAAALTVAFLRGGHGGALATGLAAVPQSVYAAVLGTVFAGILGWLPAVSLLPPGGSPFDAPQALVLPGVTLALPSAAYATALLRGTLVDTLRRPHVSDARTRGVPPALVLARHVLAFLLIPALRVTALVAGGLMAGTALVETMFGYPGTGSLLVSAVAVRDVPVVQAAALPPVVVLLLCMLVADRLAVLHSGRSGSTDHGSGPAVAAAVGGRA, encoded by the coding sequence GTGACCCTCCGCCCGTTTCTGCGGCCGGTCCTGCTCACCGTGGCGGCGACGGCTGTCGTCTTCACCGCCACCGAGCTGCTGCCCGGCGACGCGGGCGACCTCCGGCGCGCGGGACGGGCCTCCGAGCAGGACATCGCGGACGAACGCGACCGGCTCGGCCTCGACCGGCCGGCCGCGGTCCGCTATATCGACTGGCTGTACGGTGCGGTCCGCGGCGATCTCGGACGGTCCCTGGTGAGCGGCCGCACCGTGACCGGCCTGTTCGCCGAGCGGCTTCCCGCCACGGCCGCCCTCGTCGTCTTCGCGCTGGCCGTCACCGTGCTGCTCACAGCGGCCGCCCTGACCGTCGCGTTTCTGCGCGGCGGCCACGGTGGCGCCCTCGCGACCGGCCTTGCCGCCGTACCGCAGTCCGTTTACGCGGCCGTACTCGGCACGGTCTTCGCCGGGATCCTGGGCTGGCTGCCGGCCGTGTCCCTGCTGCCGCCCGGCGGTTCGCCGTTCGACGCGCCCCAGGCGCTGGTGCTGCCCGGCGTCACTCTGGCGCTTCCCTCGGCGGCGTACGCCACCGCGCTGCTCCGCGGAACGCTCGTCGACACCCTGCGCCGGCCCCATGTGAGCGACGCCCGCACGCGCGGCGTGCCGCCGGCTCTCGTGCTGGCCCGGCACGTCCTGGCCTTCCTGCTGATTCCGGCGCTGCGGGTGACCGCTCTGGTGGCCGGCGGACTGATGGCCGGCACGGCTCTGGTGGAGACGATGTTCGGCTACCCCGGCACCGGCAGCCTGCTGGTGTCCGCGGTCGCCGTGCGCGACGTACCCGTGGTGCAGGCCGCCGCGTTGCCCCCCGTCGTCGTCCTGCTGCTGTGCATGCTCGTCGCCGACCGCCTGGCCGTGCTCCACTCTGGGCGGAGCGGCTCCACCGATCACGGCAGCGGTCCAGCCGTCGCGGCGGCTGTCGGAGGGCGAGCCTGA
- a CDS encoding ABC transporter substrate-binding protein → MRLNAPSRAHQSIPATRRALLTVAGALLLTGCSSSDSPGDAAAPTGKPVDGGTLRYAVTGSPATASNDPHGGLGNESDLLRFALAYDVLTVPGKDGEPKPRLAVSWKPNKAMNRWTFTLRDDAQFTDGRPVRAADVLYSLRRIADKSAENYGRLADFDMKASSADGDHTVVLATRAPMAQAAKALESVSFIVPEGTKDFSKTVPGSGPFKVRTSGAQTAVLVRNDRWWGSRPHLDRIEIQAIADPQARANAVTSGQADVAGSVSPAAVKSAGNSGGLQVVRRKGVTEYPFIMRMDTKPFDDPRVREAFRLATDRKALVDTVFLGYGQIANDLPTPYDPSYPGDLPQRVRDVAKAKELLQQAGHADGLTITLHTTTAYPGMDTAATLYARQLSEIGVKANVKVEPADTYWTAVYAKKTFYTGYYGGISFPDLARVGLLSTSPTNETAWKNKKFDTGFTRAMGTLDADRRNTLLADIQRDLWKDGGYVVWGTGDGLDLAARGVTGLPDGPGFQRMFIDQVWMAK, encoded by the coding sequence ATGAGACTCAACGCGCCCTCGCGCGCACACCAATCCATTCCTGCGACCCGGCGCGCTCTCCTCACCGTGGCCGGGGCCCTGCTGTTGACCGGATGCTCGTCGTCCGACAGCCCCGGTGACGCCGCCGCGCCCACGGGCAAGCCCGTCGACGGCGGAACCCTCCGCTACGCCGTGACCGGTTCGCCCGCCACGGCGAGCAACGACCCGCACGGCGGCCTCGGCAACGAATCCGACCTGCTGCGCTTCGCCCTCGCCTACGACGTGCTGACCGTCCCCGGCAAGGACGGCGAGCCCAAGCCACGACTGGCCGTCTCCTGGAAACCGAACAAGGCCATGAACCGCTGGACGTTCACGCTCCGGGACGACGCGCAGTTCACCGACGGCCGCCCGGTGCGAGCCGCCGACGTGCTTTACTCCCTGCGGCGCATCGCGGACAAGTCCGCCGAGAACTACGGCCGGCTCGCCGACTTCGACATGAAGGCGTCCAGCGCCGACGGCGACCACACCGTGGTCCTGGCCACCCGCGCGCCCATGGCTCAGGCGGCCAAGGCCCTGGAATCCGTCAGCTTCATCGTCCCCGAGGGCACGAAGGACTTCTCGAAGACGGTCCCCGGCTCAGGTCCCTTCAAGGTGCGGACCTCCGGGGCACAGACGGCCGTACTGGTCCGCAACGACCGCTGGTGGGGCTCGCGCCCGCATCTGGACCGTATAGAGATCCAGGCCATCGCCGACCCCCAGGCCCGAGCCAACGCCGTCACCTCGGGGCAGGCCGACGTCGCCGGAAGCGTGAGCCCCGCCGCCGTCAAGAGCGCGGGAAACAGCGGCGGCCTCCAGGTCGTACGACGCAAGGGCGTCACCGAGTATCCGTTCATCATGCGGATGGACACCAAGCCCTTCGACGATCCGCGGGTCCGAGAGGCGTTCCGTCTGGCCACGGACCGCAAGGCCCTCGTGGACACGGTCTTCCTCGGCTACGGGCAGATCGCCAACGACCTGCCCACCCCGTACGACCCCTCCTACCCCGGCGATCTGCCGCAGCGCGTCCGCGATGTCGCGAAGGCCAAAGAACTGCTCCAACAAGCGGGTCACGCCGACGGGTTGACCATCACCCTGCACACCACGACCGCGTACCCCGGCATGGACACCGCGGCCACCCTGTACGCGCGGCAGCTGTCCGAGATCGGCGTGAAGGCCAACGTCAAGGTCGAACCGGCCGACACCTACTGGACCGCCGTGTACGCCAAGAAGACGTTCTACACCGGCTACTACGGCGGCATCTCCTTCCCCGACCTGGCGCGGGTCGGCCTGCTCTCCACCTCCCCGACCAACGAAACCGCCTGGAAGAACAAGAAGTTCGACACCGGCTTCACCCGGGCCATGGGAACGCTCGACGCCGACCGGCGCAACACCCTGCTCGCCGACATCCAGCGGGACCTGTGGAAGGACGGCGGCTACGTCGTGTGGGGCACCGGCGACGGGCTGGACCTTGCGGCCCGCGGCGTGACCGGACTGCCCGACGGGCCCGGTTTCCAGCGGATGTTCATCGACCAGGTGTGGATGGCGAAGTGA